Part of the Octopus bimaculoides isolate UCB-OBI-ISO-001 chromosome 21, ASM119413v2, whole genome shotgun sequence genome, ttcatTACTTATTTTGACTACACATGATTTCTCTCTAACACTGAGTGCTCCTAACCCTTTAAATATTAAGTGATTTTGACAACGAAATATTGCTTATGACAGCATGTTCCTATAACAGATTTGTTCACACCTTTGTCTCCGTAAATAAAATATGTTCATGTTATGTAGGATGGTATACCAGAGACATTTGGCTAATATTGGTAACAACGTTGATATTATCGCATTCACTAACGAAGTGCATGGTGTACTCAAGAGATAAGAtgaaaagagtgggagagagaatgtgtgttaaGGCAATGAATTAGGGGACCTTACCTTGCCTTTGTCGTCTTTCAAAGTAATTGTTGAGGCTAGGGCCATCGTAGCCCATTCAGAGACAGAAGATACAATGCCACCTTGACCAGCACCGTATTTTGATCCCCAAATCTATAGATggatataaaagaattaattataataacatcGTCAACAAAAATCAGAAGTATGAACAcgaggtttagtcgattacacGGACTCCAGTTCttcatttgtactttattttataaacaagaaGTGGTGGACGGAAAAGTTGAATGCGGGAAGATTTGAAAATGCGAAGTAAAGAGCCGAAAACGAATGCCAAAGAACATTTTTCGGACACTCTAACGATCCTGCCAAGGCAAAATGTATGAAACATTATTGAGAAGGTTGTCTATCGATGTTATAATCCTCAGTACGTAATTGGTAATTTATacaatttatcaaccccagatgAGGTAATGTAAAATAGCCATTAAGGGGATTTAAATTAAGAATGTGAAGAAGTAGAACGAATAACACTAGGCAATGTGTTCACCGCTCTAACAATTTTGATTGAACACTGAATGATTAGCAACTGTTTTCTTCTCCGTGGCTACTGCAGTCGTCAAAGACGTAGCATCCATTTTGAATTAACTGCTAATGGTTTTAATGTGATATATGCACAACTTGGAAACATGCTTAGCAACACAGCTGCAATgtaactgaatcatcatcattatcctcgtgaccatcatcatcatcgtcatttttgcCATTTTCACGTCCACATTTgcatgctcacatgggtcagatgtaatgaaaataaattagtaCAGTAAACATATCAGCAACCATATAACTAATATTGCTCTAAAGTGTCATGGGATATGCTGAGTCTCATCAATCGCTAGATACCAGATTCCATTAACTTCACTGGTCTGCCTTTAATATTAGCGATTTAAATTGGTGCTTATAATATCTGATATTTAGTTAATATcagaataataatgtttttaaaaacagCATAAACTTACTTTCATCATTTTACCAGAAGTAAAAACATCACCATTGGTAAATGTATGGACGTTGGTCTTGCCATTTTCTAGCCTTTGGGTCAATGTCCAGTTTTTCATGTTAGTTGAGCTCTACAATTAGAAAGAACAAACACATTATACATTGCAGAAGGAATAATGATGACTATAAATTAGATAACGAATGCTATAAAATGTGACAGAGGTAAAATTGATTTCTATAtctgtgaacgtgtatgtgtgtgtgtgtgtgtgtgtgtgtgtgtgtgtgtgtgtatatatgtttgtatgaatatatgtatatatatacatatataNNNNNNNNNNNNNNNNNNNNNNNNNNNNNNNNNNNNNNNNNNNNNNNNNNNNNNNNNNNNNNNNNNNNNNNNNNNNNNNNNNNNNNNNNNNNNNNNNNNNNNNNNNNNNNNNNNNNNNNNNNNNNNNNNNNNNNNNNNNNNNNNNNNNNNNNNNNNNNNNNNNNNNNNNNNNNNNNNNNNNNNNNNNNNNNNNNNNNNNNNNNNNNNNNNNNNNNNNNNNNNNNNNNNNNNNNNNNNNNNNNNNNNNNNNNNNNNNNNNNNNNNNNNNNNNNNNNNNNNNNNNNNNNNNNNNNNNNNNNNNNNNNNNNNNNNNNNNNNNNNNNNNNNNNNNNNNNNNNNNNNNNNNNNNNNNNNNNNNNNNNNNNNNNNNNNNNNNNNNNNNNNNNNNNNNNNNNNNNNNNNNNNNNNNNNNNNNNNNNNNNNNNNNNNNNNNNNNNNNNNNNNNNNNNNNNNNNNNNNNNNNNNNNNNNNNNNNNNNNNNNNNAAGCCTAAtgcaacaacagaaagaaaaacaccaAATCGAAGTACACTTACCCTTGGGAACTTAGCAAGATCCtcaatttcaatgtattttcccTCGGTTTCTAATTCAACGATGCCCACAGTGCCAGTTGTAGAGCGACTCATAGTCACTTTACCTTGAGAAGAAAATATCCAGAAGTATGAATATtataaaccgtatatatatatgcgtgtgcatgtgtgtgtgtgtgtgtgtgtgtgtgtgtgtgggtgtgcgtgtgtgtgggtgtgcgggtTAGTGctcgtgcgcatgtgtgcgtgtgtatttgtgcgttacacatatacctatgcatatatgtagtgaGAATCTGTTTGTGAGAATCTGTTTGTCGCGGATATAAGACACCAAAAATCTCATGATGGTCACCCCTTTTGACAAGTATATCATTTGAATTCACTGGGCTTCTTTAGGCCAGAGAGTCAACAAAGGGTAAGTGATGTTCTGTAGGAGTTCAAGATGAGATTTTGTTGCGAAAGTCAGAgtaccagtatgtatgtatgtatgtaNNNNNNNNNNtatgtatgtatgtatgtattatgtatgtatgtttgtataatgatatataaaagaaaagatatttgatagttagatagatagatagagagagacagagagcgagagagaaacatGTTACAGATTATGAGACGAGTGATGAAGAAAGCTAGTGAAACTTACTGGCTTGTAATGCTCTCCCGAGTGCAGACTCACTGTCCGTTTGAAATCCACCAGTAGAACTCAGAAATGAACCCATACTCATCCtataaagttaaatatattcaaagtaatttcaagaattattttagattagtatgtaaatataatggaaaatgatGTCCAAGATGTTGTCATGCAAACAAACAAGAAGTAGATTGTTTAATATTCGTTCTTGTTGGAGATGGATgtggttttgttgctgtttaatctcagtttagtggaggcgcaatggctcaggggttagggcagcggactcccggtcaaaggatcgtggtttcgattcccataccaggcgttgtgagtgtttattgagcgaaaacacctaaagctccacgaggctccggcaggggatggtggcgaaccctgctgtactctttcaccacaactttctctcactcttacttcctgtttctgttgtgcctgtaattcaaagggtcagccttgtcacactgaatatccccaagaactacgttaaaggtacacgtgtctgtggagtgctcagccacttacttgcacgttaatttcacgagcaggctgttccgttgatcggatcaactggaaccctcgacgtcgtaagcgacggagtgccaacaacaacaacaacgtagaNNNNNNNNNNNNNNNNNNNNNNNNNNNNNNNNNNNNNNNNNNNNNNNNNNNNNNNNNNNNNNNNNNNNNNNNNNNNNNNNNNNNNNaaggatcgtggtttcgattcccataccaggcgttgtgagtgtttattgagcgaaaacacctaaagctccacgaggctccggcaggggatggtggcgaaccctgctgtactctttcaccacaactttctctcactcttacttcctgtttctgttgtgcctgtaattcaaagggtcagccttgtcacactgaatatccccaagaactacgttaaaggtacacgtgtctgtggagtgctcagccacttacttgcacgttaatttcacgagcaggctgttccgttgatcggatcaactggaaccctcgacgtcgtaagcgacggagtgccaacaacaacaacaacgtagaTACAAAAAGTTTATGATGAAGAAGGTGACCTCGTTAATTGGTTTCTCGGATTAGGTCACTGAATTTGATTTTCCTGTATTAAAGTGTACCATTTGGATGGGCACGAATCAGGCTGTATTTTCTTCCAAGTCTAACGGAGAGTGAGTTCACTCCTACCACCGGTCGATTGTGGTATGCGTAATTGCTTACTGtagatattttttcatatattttttggtCCTACGCTAATCCCAATCAAAGATATTTTAGTCCCCCCagttttgtttttagaaatacATAATGTAATAATGCAAAGAATTTGGcatgtatttattcttaatatgttctggcaGAATCGAACGGGAATATCTGATCACTGTAGTTTTTGTCATCGGTGTATATGTCCTCCCTTTAGACAAATCTAGGCTCATAACTCACGCAATTCACAATTTGTAAGAGGACTTTGAGACACCGATTTGGTCTCActgtattcaatatattttcagtcGAAGATACTCCGGACCGGTCAGTCTAACAAGAGTACTGGATATTACTTATAgatcagaaaataaaattcttttctgaTGAGTGATGATGTCTTCCACACAGATAATAATTCGCGGGGTGTAAGCAGACCAGTGAGATTCCAAATAATAACGTATGTAATTCGATGTTCAATGTGAATTATCTGATCGCCGCTGCTTTTCCTCATATCAGAATATCTCATCCCTATTGAATCTCGCACCTTACGAATTATTATCAACTAAGTACCAGAGTTGCAATATTTTTCCGAACACCTTTTTACCTGGGTTCATATCCCACCACGGTCAAAATAAAGTTTTTCGATCNNNNNNNNNNNNNNNNNNNNNNNNNNNNNNNNNNNNNNNNNNNNNNNNNNNNNNNNNNNNNNNNNNNNNNNNNNNNNNNNNNNNNNNNNNNNNNNNNNNNNNNNNNNNNNNNNNNNNNNNNNNNNNNNNNNNNNNNNNNNNNNNNNNNNNNNNNNNNNNNNNNNNNNNNNNNNNNNNNNNNNNNNNNNNNNNNNNNNNNNNNNNNNNNNNNNNNNNNNNNNNNNNNNNNNNNNNNNNNNNNNNNNNNNNNNNNNNNNNNNNNNNNNNNNNNNNNNNNNNNNNNNNNNNNNNNNNNNNNNNNNNNNNNNNNNNNNNNNNNNNNNNNNNNNNNNNNNNNNNNNNNNNNNNNNNNNNNNNNNNNNNNNNNNNNNNNNNNNNNNNNNNNNNNNNNNNNNNNNNNNNNNNNNNNNNNNNNNNNNNNNNNNNNNNNNNNNNNNNNNNNNNNNNNNNNNNNNNNGAAATCTCGGCTTGGTATTTCGCAGCATCTGTTGCCCGTCCGTTTAGAGCTTCTTCCAGTTGAAATTCTAGCTCTCGCATTCTACTTTTCATATTTGCTATCTATAAAGACAAGATAAATAAAGCGATTATTTACAAGAAACTATAATACAATTCCTaatcttgtattattattattattattattattattattattattattattattattattattattattattattattattattagttcatgaaaacttctttctctctatcccacACCATAAAACATCACGATTTGATAACATGTATCAAGATTTTACAGTTTTGAGTACTTTTGAAGTCAGAAACAGGTGTAGAGACTCATTTTGTTAAAATCGTGAGTTTGGATCCcggcggcgtgttgtgtccttgagcggcGTCTTATGtcattttgtttcatgttgctccagtccacaaaGCTGGGATAAGGGAgttgtaactgtaattcaaaaAAGGCTGCCTTGTCCccttctgtgtcacgctgaatcatcTCCcttagaactacattaagagtacccGTGACTtaggagcgctcagccacttccacgttaatatcacgagcaggctgttccgttgatcggatcaactggaacactcgccgtcgtaaccgacggggtgccagtgtcatataaatgtgtgtatatgtgtatacacatccgtaaatacgtaaatatatatatgtgtgtgtgtgtgtgtgtgtgtgtgtgtgtgtgtgtgtgtgtgtgtgcgtgtgtgggtttgtgtgtgNNNNNNNNNNtgtgtgtgtgtgtgtgtgtgtgcgtgtgtgggtttgtgtgtgtgtgtgtgtgtgtgtgtgtgtgtgtattcatatgcatgtatatatgtttaggtaTGCATGTGCctattgtatgtacatgtatctttatgtatttacctatatatatattacatatgcatatataataaatacatatatacacacatagaatattattattattattattattattattaaccaaatATAATTGCCAAATTATTAATTGGCTTCATACAAGAGATAGAGAACCAGTTTCATCTATTTGTTTGCAAGGTCTGGTATGAAACCAATAAGTAACAacttatatgaaaaaaatatcattgtattttgttaaaattaataTTCACCTTGAGTTAACTTAAATGTAAGGGTTTGAATTTTTTGCTTCCTGGATTTTAGAcaactatatatattacacatgcttgtatgtatgtatgtatgtttattaagtatgcaaaaaaacaaatatgtgtgtgtgcatatatatatatatatatatatatatatgtgcgtgtgtgtgtatatacatatatatgtgtgtgcatgtgtgtatgtgtatatatataaatatatatatatatatatatatatatatNNNNNNNNNNtatatatatatatatatatatatatatatatatatatatatatatcccatcccATCCCTTACAACTACTCTTGCTTCCTCCACTCTCACTTCCCtcacaccccaacaccaccacaccgcATCTtgccacaccacaccaccacaccacacaccaccataccacaccacatcacGCCACCCCGCATACACTAGCGTTGACCACTTCTCAGCACTCACACCAtcattcacacacctacacatgcacacacgcacacgtcaagatcaccagcccccatccacacgcacatacacgctctcacgtaaacacgcacgcgcaccttcgttttgagaccaccactactttattatctctccttcttcctaactctcctgtgtgaccctttctgttcggcattcgccatgatagatcgctagccactcaaccatttttttaattctctctccccgtttatttctgtgttcctttctgtcgaagagcgtgggctcgaaacgtaaaagactttctcacttcccgagcgttaaactaataataTCTGTTTGTTGcatacacacccgtcttcgtcttttgtgttttcgtaaattcttactatatatatatatatatatatatatatatataagtgaatagatagatagatagatagatagatagatagatagatagatagatagatagatagatttgtgtgcTGTTCCTTACCTGAGCTTCATATGCGCCTACTTGACCCGACATATCACTTGATTCCAAGCGTGAACGCCTGTCACTGGAGACTTGAGAAACCATTTCGGGCTTGGCGCCTGCTTTCAGTCTCTGCATCTATTGaggataataaaaaattataagtaTTAATTTTTCACACTCACCAATGCTGAGTGATCATTATAAGGAAAGGTTACGAATGGTTGAGTTGTTGTACAAAACCAGATGGGAAAAACTAGGCATAAGAAGTAAAAATTACACAGACAGTTCCTCGTCTTCCTTCCCTTTTCAGTGATTTGAAAGAAGATGGGTCTTGTCTGAAAATTACAGTGTCTGTCAAATGAAATTTGCCTCTTACATTTGCAATATCTTTTTCCATCGCCATCAGAGTAAAGCAGCATCTCCATCTCAGCAGAAAGGAATGCAATAGTTTGATCTACATGACGGATTCCACTAATAGCTAACTCAGTTTCACTCATAATTACAGCTAGTCAACATAATTCTATCTACAACATAACATCGCTTGGACACTCAGCCTGTGTTTTTCAGGACTGTTTCGTCGTTCTGCACATGTGTTGGTTGTACCCGGATGATGCCTTACCGCGCCTGCAAAGATTATTCAGAGCATAGAAAACAAGGGCCCgttttttctgtaatttcttcATAATCAAAGAGACCAAAATTCTTTCAGAGAAAGCTCTTCTGTTGATCTTTAGTTTCTGTAAATGTCAAACGATTAACCTTTACTCTTCTAATATTGGAATTGAGTCTTGCAGTGTTAACTAACAGGAAAGCCCTACCCTGCGATATATTTATGATTGGATGAGAAATGATAGATGATTTACGATCCCGTTAAATTTTGTTTCGGCAAACAAAATAGATTATCTTGCATGATGAAACACTATGTATATTGATCGATATAAAGTTGGTATCCAGGACTTTCTTTGTATAATCGTAGATTACAAGAGATTTGCTTTGATGGTTCAATCGACAAAATGAATCATAAGTAAATCTGAAATATCATGCTTCTGGTATTCTGGATGAGAAATGGCTACAATAATCCTCTCTAACTAAAAAGCATTGCATTTTccttagttttattattaatgcAAAACAATTAGGGAAGAAACAGTAAAGTCGTggatacatacatgaaaaaaaggaaaaccacATGCTTCACTTCATTATACACCGTTCAAAACAAAGAAAGTCAAAAAAGCAATGCAAAAATAGCTTCTCAACAACATGATTGATGTTATTTGaacatatgtttaaatatgtgtatgtgtacagtctGATAGCAGCTGTTCCACGTGACTATAAAATGTGAAAGagattctttaaatttttcttagAAACACACTACGTGTTTATGTAAGAATATTGAATTTTCAAACGATTGTGTAGCAGCAGAACAAACGCAATTTTTAAAGTTAAGTTTCCAACAGttttaaagttttcaaatatatttgttctttctaTGTGTTTCTTTACCTGTTCATTATGTCGACATTCCATCTGCTCAGTAGCTTGCCGCAACTGAGCCTCATATTCACAGCTTAACTCAGTAACCATATTTCCAACTTCGGACTTCCATGATTCTTGGAAGTCGGGTATCTTCTGTGTTCTGGATAACATTGCTTGATATTCTTTGCATTCCTGCAAAAAGtaatcaaaacaaaacagtaaaatggaGATAAAGaatattaggttttttttttattgagaaatTGTCATAAATTGAAAACGTAATGCTAAATAGAAATGTACATATGAGAATATAAAGTTGTTCACAGCaaattactggtatatattttttgtggggCTAAGGTAGGAATGCAGTCAATACTGAAGActtttatcaaaatatcaaagtgAATTTTCCCTCCAGATTCCGAACACAGCTTCAAGGGATTTAAACTCAGCAGCGTAAATTAATGAAAGCAATACTACTTATTCCCTTCTTAGGGAAGTTGGCATTGTCTGCCcattgttatataattatataacaatgGGAAGACAACGATATGTGTAATGGGTCGTTTGAGAGAGAAGTATTTTAGTTATAGATGAGTGTTCAAGCTGTAAATAACTCCAAATTCTTTATCGATATGCGTGTCACTGACACTGTGGCTGGTAGTCTACGAAATTAGATGACTGTAACTGACCACTTGAGTAGTGATTCGTTAATAATGATTGCGGAACTGATGCTATCTGTTTCAAGAAATCTTTATGAACCCGCGAAGAAATTGCAAAACGAAATAAGTAAAATTTCATGGCAATCCATCTACAAGAAAAAATATCaggaaagagtaaaaaataaaagcaacattacTGCACTATGGACGTCATTGAGGAAAGCAAGTTCATCTTCCAGCATCGCTACACGGTTTTCTAATTCCAGTCTTTGAGTAGTTTCGTTTTGTAAGttctaaagataaaaaaaaagtatataagcGTCAATTCATCCTTGTTGAAAGATAAAGTACGAaactaatgaaaatgaaattggtTCGCAAAGGAAGTATATTCTGTCGTCTCATGCACAGTATTATTAGACGTTTATGCTATACTTTAATAACCGACGTTTCAGAAATCATGCGAGTTTACTTACAGAATGACTATGATTGTTGGCAATGCATTATAACTTACAGTTTTCTTAGTCTTTTCTAAGTTATCAAGGTAGATATTAACTgagtatatttaatttattctccatgcattataattttattagaaTTTGAAATTGTTGTTCGCGTATTAGGTTCAGtatatgattatattttgttttattgataaatGAATTCAGTTTCAACCAACTTGCAGTCATCCAATCTtcaattcaaatattaattttgaattaaatttatcCAGTAGGACCTCCACTTTATAAGAGAGACGCTCACGATTTGAGATTGACTA contains:
- the LOC128250418 gene encoding 60 kDa neurofilament protein-like — its product is MPNLKRRNQRRTTYRTSLNQGRGSMAMGVPISLTAGVAKESSQRSVAEMKSSSEKEKRDLQGLNSKLANHLEKTRMLEAENKYLKDLLNRAKVEFNVDVIKISYQEQLDDLKALLEDKDKELAAVKSKNESLEEEVEDLTEQLRQVQDERDRLQAEIDGLHDEVARRIADSETSRRRTSELEKQLADWKKRYGILEGQMGELRMNLQNETTQRLELENRVAMLEDELAFLNDVHSAECKEYQAMLSRTQKIPDFQESWKSEVGNMVTELSCEYEAQLRQATEQMECRHNEQMQRLKAGAKPEMVSQVSSDRRSRLESSDMSGQVGAYEAQTDRSGVSSTENILNTVRPNRMSMGSFLSSTGGFQTDSESALGRALQASKVTMSRSTTGTVGIVELETEGKYIEIEDLAKFPRSSTNMKNWTLTQRLENGKTNVHTFTNGDVFTSGKMMKIWGSKYGAGQGGIVSSVSEWATMALASTITLKDDKGKESAVLTIKSNA